A single region of the Arthrobacter sp. zg-Y820 genome encodes:
- a CDS encoding nuclear transport factor 2 family protein: MNPQHQAAPLAEHEVTAAVQNLVGAFARTDTDAYFAAFAPEASFVFHTEDRRLESRAEYEALWKSWLAGDWSVTGCESTDARVQLFGSSAVFSHTVRTTTSTGGVEEVTNERETIVFARIDGRILAVHEHLSSSPAAAGTA, encoded by the coding sequence ATGAACCCCCAGCACCAGGCCGCCCCGCTGGCCGAGCACGAGGTAACCGCCGCCGTGCAGAACCTCGTCGGCGCCTTCGCCCGCACGGACACCGACGCCTACTTCGCAGCCTTCGCGCCGGAGGCGTCCTTCGTCTTCCACACCGAAGACCGGCGCCTGGAATCCCGGGCCGAGTACGAGGCTCTCTGGAAGAGCTGGCTGGCGGGGGACTGGTCCGTGACCGGCTGCGAAAGCACCGACGCGCGCGTCCAGCTGTTCGGCAGCAGTGCGGTCTTCAGCCACACCGTGCGCACCACCACGAGCACCGGAGGCGTCGAGGAGGTCACCAACGAGCGGGAGACCATCGTCTTCGCCCGCATTGACGGCCGGATCCTGGCAGTTCATGAGCACCTTTCGTCCAGCCCGGCTGCCGCCGGCACCGCCTAG
- a CDS encoding cyclase family protein has translation MQAVDLSHPVVSGMQVFPGDPAVHIRNAASVEADGFQVAELHLGSHTGTHLDAPLHTVPGGAAVDELPLENLLGSARIVSVPGAAELGRIRWQDVAAGLEGLLPGTIVLFSTGWSEHFNTHRYLRHPSFDAEIAERLVDAGIRLVGMDTLNPDPTPAPGSGGVPSLPFHDVFLGAGGGIIENLTNLAAVTWSDPLFSALPLRLAGVDGSPIRAAAFQL, from the coding sequence ATGCAGGCGGTTGACCTCAGCCATCCGGTTGTCTCCGGGATGCAGGTGTTCCCCGGGGATCCTGCCGTGCACATCCGGAACGCGGCATCCGTTGAGGCGGACGGCTTCCAAGTAGCTGAACTGCACCTGGGCAGCCACACCGGAACCCATCTGGATGCCCCGCTGCACACGGTTCCGGGCGGAGCAGCCGTGGACGAGCTTCCCCTGGAGAATCTGCTGGGCTCGGCCCGGATTGTCTCCGTCCCCGGCGCCGCCGAGCTGGGCAGGATCCGGTGGCAGGACGTGGCGGCCGGACTCGAGGGGCTGCTGCCCGGGACCATCGTGCTTTTTTCCACCGGCTGGTCCGAGCACTTCAACACGCACCGCTACCTCCGGCATCCCTCCTTCGACGCAGAGATCGCCGAACGCCTGGTCGACGCCGGCATCCGGTTGGTCGGGATGGACACGCTCAACCCGGATCCGACGCCGGCACCCGGGTCCGGCGGCGTTCCCAGCCTTCCGTTCCATGACGTGTTTCTGGGCGCCGGCGGCGGGATCATCGAGAACCTGACCAACCTGGCGGCTGTGACCTGGTCCGATCCGCTGTTCTCCGCCTTGCCGCTGCGCCTGGCCGGCGTGGACGGTTCCCCGATCCGCGCTGCCGCGTTTCAGCTCTGA
- a CDS encoding acetyl-CoA C-acetyltransferase has product MAEAFIIDAVRTPVGRRNGGLSKIHPADMAAHVIAETVRRTGIDSAEFDEVILGAIDQVGPQAMDIARTAWLAAGLSERVPGTTVERQCGSGQQAVSYAAQAVMSGTSDLVLAGGVQSMSSIPISFANSAARELGFPDPFTGSTGWAERYGDQKVSQFIGAEMMVDKWGLTRGEMEDFAVESHVRALAAQADGRFDREILPLNGISADEGPREPNRAKIESLAPLSEGGRLTAATSSQISDAAAVLLLASEDAVRRYGLKPRARIHSISARGDDPIMMLSAPIEATRHALGRAGMSLDQIDLLEINEAFASVVLAWQRELDVDMDKVNVNGGGISLGHPIGATGARIMTTLLHELERTGGRYGLQTMCEGGGQANVTIIERLDEGFRL; this is encoded by the coding sequence ATGGCTGAAGCATTCATCATTGACGCAGTGCGCACGCCCGTCGGGCGGCGCAACGGCGGACTGAGCAAGATCCATCCGGCCGACATGGCCGCGCACGTGATTGCGGAGACGGTCCGGCGCACCGGGATCGATTCCGCGGAATTCGACGAGGTCATTCTCGGCGCCATCGACCAGGTGGGACCGCAGGCCATGGACATTGCCCGCACCGCCTGGCTGGCCGCCGGACTCTCCGAGCGCGTGCCCGGGACCACCGTGGAACGCCAGTGCGGATCCGGCCAGCAGGCCGTGTCCTATGCGGCGCAGGCCGTCATGAGCGGCACCAGCGACCTGGTCCTGGCCGGCGGGGTGCAGAGCATGTCCTCCATTCCGATCAGTTTTGCGAACTCCGCTGCCCGGGAACTGGGCTTTCCCGATCCCTTCACCGGATCCACCGGGTGGGCGGAACGCTACGGAGACCAGAAAGTCTCCCAGTTCATCGGCGCCGAAATGATGGTGGACAAGTGGGGGCTGACCCGCGGCGAAATGGAGGACTTCGCCGTCGAATCCCACGTCCGGGCGCTCGCCGCCCAGGCCGACGGCCGCTTTGACCGCGAAATTCTTCCGCTGAACGGCATTAGCGCCGACGAAGGCCCCCGGGAACCGAACCGCGCCAAGATCGAGTCCCTGGCGCCGCTCTCCGAAGGCGGACGGCTCACTGCTGCCACGTCCTCGCAGATTTCGGACGCTGCCGCCGTGCTGCTGCTCGCCTCCGAGGACGCGGTGCGCCGCTACGGGCTCAAGCCCCGGGCGCGGATCCATTCCATCTCCGCCCGCGGCGACGATCCGATCATGATGCTCAGCGCTCCCATCGAAGCGACACGTCACGCCCTGGGCCGCGCCGGCATGAGCCTGGACCAGATCGACCTGCTGGAAATCAACGAAGCCTTCGCCTCCGTGGTGCTGGCGTGGCAGCGGGAGCTCGATGTCGACATGGACAAGGTGAACGTCAACGGCGGCGGCATTTCGCTCGGGCATCCCATTGGCGCCACCGGCGCCAGGATCATGACCACGCTGCTGCACGAGCTCGAGCGCACGGGCGGCCGCTACGGCCTGCAGACCATGTGCGAGGGCGGCGGCCAGGCCAACGTGACCATCATCGAGCGGCTCGACGAGGGGTTCCGGCTGTAG
- a CDS encoding peptide chain release factor 3 produces MARESSRRRTFAVISHPDAGKSTLTEALALHARVIGTAGATNGKENRRETVSDWMQMEKDRGISISSTALQFAYRDTVINLLDTPGHADFSEDTYRVLAAVDCAVMLVDAAKGLETQTMKLFEVCRARNLPIITVINKWDRPGLDPLALMDEITERTGLTPMPLTWAVGIAGDFRGVWDLKKDEYVRFERQNSGASLAKEDHFTPEEALAAEGEVWEDSLGEAELVIDGREFDRDAFLNAKATPILFSSAALNFGVKQILDALVDLAPAAGPREDKDGELRPVDAPFSGFVFKVQAGMNKAHRDHVAFIRVCSGIFERGMVVTHSNTGKTFATKYAQHLFGREREVIDQAWPGDVVGLVNASALRVGDSLFVEQPVEFPPIPFFSPEHFRVARSKDPSRYKQFRRGIDQLEHEGIIQVLRSDRRGDQAPVLAAVGPMQFEVVEDRMTQDFNAPMRYEQLSYSLARLTTPDAAEILANVHGAEVLQRTDGAYLALFNDIWALKRVQKNHPEVSLTVIGTESPNSRGY; encoded by the coding sequence ATTGCCCGCGAGTCCTCCCGCCGCCGCACCTTTGCGGTGATTTCACACCCCGACGCCGGTAAGTCCACGCTCACCGAAGCCCTGGCCCTGCATGCCCGCGTCATCGGCACGGCCGGTGCCACGAACGGCAAGGAAAACCGCCGCGAGACGGTCTCCGACTGGATGCAGATGGAAAAGGACCGCGGCATCTCGATCAGCTCCACAGCCCTGCAGTTCGCCTACCGGGACACTGTCATCAACCTGCTGGACACTCCGGGCCACGCCGACTTCTCCGAGGACACCTACCGGGTTCTCGCCGCCGTCGACTGCGCCGTGATGCTCGTGGACGCCGCCAAGGGCCTGGAAACCCAGACCATGAAGCTCTTCGAGGTCTGCCGCGCCCGGAACCTGCCCATCATCACCGTGATCAACAAGTGGGACCGCCCGGGCCTGGACCCGCTGGCCCTGATGGATGAGATCACCGAACGCACCGGTCTGACCCCCATGCCGCTGACCTGGGCCGTGGGCATCGCCGGAGACTTCCGCGGCGTCTGGGACCTGAAGAAGGACGAGTACGTCCGCTTCGAACGGCAGAACTCCGGCGCCTCGCTGGCCAAGGAAGACCATTTCACGCCCGAGGAGGCCCTCGCCGCCGAAGGTGAAGTCTGGGAAGACTCCCTCGGCGAGGCCGAGCTGGTCATCGACGGCCGCGAGTTTGACCGCGACGCGTTCCTCAACGCCAAGGCCACCCCGATCCTGTTCTCCTCCGCAGCCCTGAACTTCGGCGTGAAGCAGATCCTGGACGCCCTGGTGGATCTGGCCCCGGCGGCCGGACCGCGCGAAGACAAGGACGGCGAGCTGCGTCCCGTGGACGCACCGTTCTCCGGATTCGTGTTCAAGGTCCAGGCCGGCATGAACAAGGCGCACCGCGACCACGTGGCCTTCATCCGCGTCTGCTCCGGCATCTTCGAGCGCGGCATGGTCGTTACCCACTCGAACACCGGCAAGACCTTTGCCACCAAATACGCCCAGCACCTGTTTGGCCGCGAACGCGAGGTCATCGACCAGGCCTGGCCCGGCGACGTCGTCGGACTGGTAAACGCCTCGGCCCTGCGCGTGGGCGACAGCCTCTTCGTGGAGCAGCCGGTGGAGTTTCCGCCGATTCCGTTCTTCAGCCCGGAGCACTTCCGCGTCGCCCGGTCCAAGGATCCCAGCCGTTACAAGCAGTTCCGCCGCGGCATCGACCAGCTCGAGCACGAGGGCATCATCCAGGTGCTGCGCTCGGACCGGCGCGGAGACCAGGCGCCGGTGCTCGCCGCCGTCGGCCCCATGCAGTTCGAGGTGGTTGAGGACCGCATGACGCAGGACTTCAACGCCCCCATGCGCTATGAGCAGCTCTCCTACTCGCTGGCCCGGCTGACGACGCCGGACGCGGCTGAGATCCTGGCCAACGTGCACGGCGCCGAGGTCCTGCAGCGCACCGACGGCGCGTATTTGGCACTGTTCAACGACATCTGGGCGCTCAAGCGGGTGCAGAAAAACCACCCCGAGGTGTCGCTGACCGTGATTGGCACCGAGTCCCCCAACAGCCGCGGGTACTAG
- a CDS encoding PH domain-containing protein — protein sequence MTTNFGDSLPMKPGDLWAATGKPVTGFGGGRYRLTEDYLYCEAGGLKTEAQQVPTREIVDVDLRQSLTQKARGVGSLLVHVVRQDGTRETVQIVDIPNFRDGVETINRVAEQARLRFSQEQRTQHVNYAGQMPLTSVPAATAGGPLAELRQVAGLHDRGVLDDVTFIAEVKRLLS from the coding sequence ATGACAACGAACTTTGGTGATTCCTTGCCCATGAAGCCGGGAGACTTGTGGGCCGCTACGGGGAAGCCCGTGACAGGCTTTGGTGGGGGCCGATATCGGCTGACGGAGGATTACCTGTACTGCGAGGCTGGTGGCTTGAAAACCGAAGCCCAGCAGGTGCCTACCCGAGAAATTGTCGATGTTGATTTGCGTCAGTCGCTGACTCAGAAGGCACGTGGCGTGGGGTCGCTGCTAGTACATGTGGTGCGTCAGGATGGGACGCGGGAGACAGTCCAAATCGTTGATATTCCGAACTTTCGGGACGGTGTAGAAACCATCAACCGTGTTGCCGAGCAGGCGCGGCTGCGGTTCTCTCAAGAGCAGCGGACTCAGCACGTAAATTATGCGGGACAGATGCCGCTGACATCTGTCCCTGCCGCGACGGCCGGAGGCCCTTTAGCGGAGTTGCGCCAGGTAGCAGGGCTTCATGATCGCGGAGTGCTGGATGATGTGACCTTCATCGCCGAGGTAAAGCGCCTGTTGAGCTAA
- a CDS encoding cytosine permease produces MTSTAPGTGRTTTAATGTGSSAWSRLSRRLDGNAEGYGPIRGTLGTGRIGMIWLAANLVVTTLLTGTLFVPGVTWTTAVGMIVLGTVIGGAVLVLIGNMGTRTGLPTMSLTKGAFGLRGSFVAVAANVVILMGWSWVQAMLAGVTVNFLVERATGFSNPVLFSVLCQLLVVALAIFGHKGIARVEPRLALVILAIMGYIFTVSFTTFPVADFAAIPVDTAAGWSAITVLDVVISTAISWTVLSAEFNRLARTQTAGVVGSATGYVLSTVLAMVLGATAIGYVVLDGGEAVGFEPTLIVGIFGVPLAIVIFLSVMATNTMVVYGMVSSVVNMVPSRKIRFLPTALVLGAVSVLGSTWLGLLDSFTSFLTVIGSLFIPVFAVMIADYYLVNKRSYGTDILRARGGRYWFRSGFNLPALTTWLLGAAISLLLTYAVTSPVGATIPTFVISFAVYWGWSAAAGRVVAGSPVSRHLSEAVDASGTAEHAGG; encoded by the coding sequence ATGACCTCAACTGCACCCGGCACCGGCCGGACCACCACGGCTGCCACCGGTACGGGCTCATCGGCGTGGTCCCGGCTGTCCCGCCGGCTCGATGGAAACGCTGAGGGCTACGGCCCCATCCGCGGAACCCTGGGCACGGGCCGGATCGGCATGATCTGGCTGGCCGCCAACCTGGTGGTCACCACCCTGCTGACCGGCACCCTGTTCGTTCCGGGCGTCACCTGGACCACCGCAGTGGGCATGATCGTGCTGGGAACCGTGATCGGCGGTGCCGTCCTGGTCCTGATCGGCAACATGGGCACCCGGACCGGCCTGCCCACCATGTCCCTGACCAAGGGTGCGTTCGGGCTGCGCGGGTCCTTTGTGGCCGTGGCCGCAAACGTTGTGATCCTGATGGGCTGGAGCTGGGTGCAGGCGATGCTTGCCGGCGTCACCGTGAACTTCCTGGTGGAGCGCGCCACCGGATTCTCCAACCCCGTGCTGTTTTCCGTTCTCTGCCAGCTGCTGGTCGTAGCCCTGGCCATCTTCGGCCACAAGGGCATTGCCCGGGTGGAGCCCCGGCTGGCACTGGTGATCCTGGCGATCATGGGATACATCTTCACCGTTTCCTTCACGACCTTCCCGGTGGCTGACTTCGCCGCCATCCCGGTGGATACCGCCGCCGGCTGGTCGGCAATCACGGTGCTCGACGTCGTCATTTCCACCGCCATTTCCTGGACGGTGCTCTCGGCCGAATTCAACCGGCTGGCCAGAACGCAGACCGCCGGCGTGGTGGGCTCGGCGACCGGGTACGTGCTTTCCACCGTCCTGGCAATGGTCCTGGGCGCCACCGCCATCGGCTACGTGGTGCTCGACGGCGGGGAGGCCGTGGGCTTCGAGCCGACCCTGATTGTCGGCATCTTTGGTGTTCCGCTGGCCATCGTCATTTTCCTCTCCGTCATGGCCACCAACACGATGGTCGTCTACGGCATGGTCTCGTCCGTGGTGAACATGGTTCCGTCGCGGAAAATCCGGTTCCTGCCCACGGCCCTGGTGCTGGGCGCCGTCTCGGTCCTCGGATCCACCTGGCTGGGGCTGCTGGACAGCTTTACCTCGTTCCTGACCGTGATCGGCTCCCTGTTCATCCCCGTCTTCGCCGTGATGATCGCCGACTACTACCTGGTCAACAAGCGCTCCTACGGCACCGATATCCTCCGGGCCCGGGGCGGCCGTTACTGGTTCCGCAGCGGCTTCAATCTTCCGGCCCTGACGACCTGGCTGCTGGGCGCAGCAATCTCGCTGCTGCTGACCTATGCCGTCACCAGCCCGGTCGGAGCCACCATTCCGACCTTCGTGATCAGTTTCGCCGTCTACTGGGGCTGGTCCGCGGCGGCGGGGCGGGTGGTTGCCGGTTCGCCGGTGTCCCGGCATCTGAGCGAGGCAGTGGACGCTTCCGGGACGGCCGAACATGCAGGCGGTTGA